Below is a genomic region from Sphingopyxis terrae subsp. terrae NBRC 15098.
CGGTCGGCGACGATCAGGCCCGAGGTTTCGGGGCGGTAGCCCTCGGTCTCGAGGATCGCGGGGTCGAGGCCAGACGCGAGCGCCCAATAGAAGCGGTCGCACCAGTCGCAATAGTCGGGCCATTTGCCGTCGCCGTGCAGATCGGCGCGGCTAACCTTTATCTCGACGATCGTGATATGGCCCTTCGCGTCGATCGCGGTGAGGTCAGTACGGCGGCCGTTGGGGAGCGTCACCTCGGGGATCGCGACGAGCCCCTGCTGCGCGAACAGCCGGCACACGCCGCGCGCGACGTCCGCGGCGGTCAGCAGGTCACTCGCCATCGCTCAGAAACCCTCAGAAGGGGACGTCGTCGTCCAGATCGTCGTCGAACGGCGGACGTCCGCCGCCCGAGGCGCCGCCGCCGCCCTGGTTCCAGCCGCCGCCCGAACTGCC
It encodes:
- a CDS encoding MmcB family DNA repair protein, whose amino-acid sequence is MASDLLTAADVARGVCRLFAQQGLVAIPEVTLPNGRRTDLTAIDAKGHITIVEIKVSRADLHGDGKWPDYCDWCDRFYWALASGLDPAILETEGYRPETSGLIVADRYGAAVVREAASCNLAPARRKAELLRIGRLAMRRSMIAADPEIAAGWAER